Proteins from one Rosa chinensis cultivar Old Blush chromosome 7, RchiOBHm-V2, whole genome shotgun sequence genomic window:
- the LOC112179515 gene encoding WAT1-related protein At3g30340, with product MAGEMKGFDEWKPFIAMVAIDFAFAIVNILLKKVLDEGMNHLVLITYRLTISTIFLAPISYFWERNSRPKLTPRIVCYLFLSAIVGSSITQYFFLLGIQYTSATFACAFVNMVPMVTFIMAVPFGLEKVNLKCNSGRAKVLGTLVCLCGAAILTLYKGVPLFDHSKSTSTQITMMDHGIKLSSTRNKGRWTVGSIALVAGTLLWSSWFLVQSNIGKLYPCQYSSTTIMNFFGAIQSGILGLCTSKNLSVWVLKGKAQVLTVMFAGMIASGLGFVGMSWCVKKRGPVFTAAFSPLVQIMAAVIGIPMFHEQLHLGSLLGSIIVIIGLYILLWGKNKEMQKYMAKLAQEAEAMKEQEQPSPPPVIIRVSVDDDSRCP from the exons ATGGCCGGGGAGATGAAGGGATTCGACGAATGGAAGCCTTTCATTGCTATGGTAGCCATAGATTTTGCGTTTGCCATAGTGAATATTCTGCTCAAGAAAGTGCTTGATGAAGGAATGAACCATTTGGTTCTCATTACGTATCGGTTGACAATTTCGACCATCTTCTTGGCTCCAATTAGCTACTTTTGGGAAAG GAATAGTAGACCAAAACTCACACCAAGGATTGTATGTTACCTCTTCTTGAGTGCCATTGTTGG GTCATCCATAACACAGTACTTCTTTCTCCTTGGAATCCAATACACATCTGCTACTTTTGCTTGTGCCTTTGTCAACATGGTGCCTATGGTCACATTCATCATGGCAGTACCATTCGG GTTAGAGAAGGTGAACTTGAAATGCAATAGCGGTAGAGCCAAAGTACTCGGTACACTGGTGTGCTTATGTGGTGCAGCGATATTGACACTTTACAAAGGAGTTCCTTTGTTTGATCATTCGAAATCTACAAGTACTCAAATTACCATGATGGATCATGGTATCAAGCTGAGCAGCACCAGAAACAAAGGGAGATGGACTGTTGGTTCAATAGCTTTGGTTGCAGGAACACTGTTATGGTCTTCATGGTTTCTAGTGCAATCAAACATAGGCAAGCTATATCCATGTCAGTATTCCAGCACTACTATAATGAACTTCTTTGGTGCCATTCAGTCCGGAATCTTAGGTTTGTGCACTAGTAAGAACCTCTCCGTGTGGGTTCTGAAGGGAAAAGCACAAGTTCTCACTGTCATGTTTGCC GGGATGATAGCATCAGGCTTGGGCTTTGTGGGGATGTCATGGTGTGTGAAGAAAAGGGGACCTGTGTTTACTGCAGCATTTAGCCCCCTTGTTCAGATTATGGCAGCGGTGATCGGTATCCCCATGTTTCATGAACAACTCCACCTTGGAAG CTTGTTGGGGTCTATCATTGTGATAATTGGCTTGTATATTCTTCTTTGGGGAAAGAATAAAGAAATGCAGAAGTATATGGCAAAACTAGCCCAAGAAGCCGAAGCGATGAAGGAGCAGGAGCAACCTTCTCCTCCACCAGTCATCATCAGAGTCTCCGTAGATGATGATTCAAGGTGTCCATGA